Below is a window of Streptomyces sp. NBC_00223 DNA.
CGACGGACTGCGGCTGGCCTGCCTGCTGTGCTGCATCGGCGCGGCCAACACCCTCGCCAACCCCAAGCGCGCGCTGCGCGTCCTGCCCGGCGCGCTGTACGAACTCGGCGTCGCCGTCACGGTGTCCATGAGCGTCGCGCCCCAACTCGTCGAGAGCGCCCAGCGGGTGGCCCGAGCGCGACGACTGCGGGCCGACCGGGCCAAGGGGCTGCGGGCGCTGCGCAGCGTCATCATCCCGGTGCTCGAAGACGCCCTGGAACGCTCGCTGTACCTCGCCGCCGCGATGGACTCCCGCGGCTACGGGCGCGCGGGCACCGCCACCCGTGCCTCGCGCCGGGCCACCGGGGCGCTGATGCTGCTGGGCATGCTCGGCCTGTGCACGGGGGTGTACGGGCTGCTCGACGGCACCACCCCGCGCTCGCTCGGGCTGCCCGCGATGCTCGCCGGGTCGCTGCTGTGCTGCGCCGGGCTGGCGCTGGGCGGCCGCCGGGTCCGCCGTACCAGCTACCGGCCCGACCCCTGGCGGACGCCGGAGTGGGTGGTCGCCGGGTGCGGCTGCGCATCCGCGGTCGTGCTGTTCGTCACCGTGGGGTACCAGGCGAACGACCTCAACCCCTCCCTCTATCCGCTGAGTTGGCCGTCGCTGCCGCTGCTGCCCGCCGCCGCGGTGCTGCTCGCCGGGGTCGCCGCCTTCGCCGCGCCACCACCCGTCCGTACACCCCGCGGCCCCGGTTCCGGCGCGGGTCGGCCTGCCCCCGCGCAGACCCGCGGCACCCGGAGCGACACCCCGAGCGAGGCCCTACTGTGATCCGATTCGACCAGGTCAGCGTGGTCTACGACGGCGCCGACCGGCCCGTGCTGCGCGAGGTGGACCTGCACATCGAGGAGGGCGAACTCTGCCTGGTGGTCGGCAGGACCGGCGCGGGCAAGTCCACCCTGCTCGGCGCGATCAACGGCCTCGTACCGCACTTCACCGGCGGCACCCTCGCGGGCCGGGTGACCGTCGACGGGCGTGACACCGCCCACCACCCGCCGCGTGAACTCGCCGACGTGGTGGGCGTGGTGGGCCAGGACCCGCCCGCCGGCTTCGTCACCGACACGGTCGAGGAAGAACTCGCCTACGCGATGGAGCAGTTGGCGATCCCCGCCGATGTGATGCGCAAGCGCGTCGAGGAGACCCTTGATCTGCTGGGGCTCGCCGAGCTGCGGCACCGGGCGCTCAGCGAACTGTCCGGCGGGCAGCAGCAGCGTGTCGCCATCGGCTCCGTCCTCACCGCCCACCCCCGGGTGCTGGTGCTGGACGAGCCGACCTCGGCGCTCGACCCGACCGCCGCCGAGGACGTACTGGCCGCCGTGACCCGGCTGGTGCACGACCTCGGCGTCACGGTCGTCCTGGCCGAACACCGGCTGGAACGGGTCGTGCAGTACGCCGACCGGGTCGTCCACCTGGCGGGCGACGGCACGGTGAGCGACGGCCCGCCCGCGCACGCCTTCCGTACGGCGTCGGTCGCGCCTCCCGTGGTGGACCTCGGCCGGCTCGCGGGCTGGGACCCGCTGCCGTTGTCGGTACGGGACGCCCGGCGGGCGGCGGCTCCGCTGCGGGAGCGGCTGACCGCGCTGCCCGTGCCGGCGCCGCGGACCGCGCGGGTGCCGGCAAAGGCGTCCGGGGAGGCGTCCGGGGAGGCGCTGCTCACGGCGCGGGGCGTGGTCGTCCGTTACGGCGAGGTCGTGGCCGTCCGCGAGGTCGACCTCGAACTACGGGCCGGGCAGGTCACCGCGCTGATGGGCCGCAACGGCTCGGGCAAGTCCTCGCTGCTGTGGGCTCTGCACGGGGCCGGGCCTCGGCAGGCGGGGACGGTACGGGTCGCCGGGGCGGAGAGTCCCGGCGCCGCAGAGGCCACGGAGAAGCGCGGAACGTCCGCGCGGCGCTGGTTCGGGGCGCGGCGCGCGGACGGCGCCGGGCCGCGGCGGCGGCTGGTCGGGCTGGTCCCGCAGACGCCGACCGATCTGCTCTACCTGGAGACCGTGGGCGCCGAACTCGCCCAGGCCGACCGGGAGTCCGACGGTGTCTCCGCGCTGTCCGCGCGGCAGATCCTGGACCGGCTCGCGCCCGGGATCGCCGACGGGTCCCATCCCCGTGACCTGTCCGAGGGGCAGCGGCTCTCGCTCGTGCTGGCCATCCAGCTCACGTCGGCTCCGTCGGTGGTACTGCTGGACGAGCCGACCCGCGGCCTCGACTACCAGGCCAAGCACGCGCTGATCCGGATCGTGGACGCGCTGACCGCGGAGGGCCGCGCCGTGGTGATCTCCACGCACGACGTGGAGTTCGTGGCGGCGAGCGCGGACCGGGTGGTCGTGATGGCGGAGGGCGAGATCGTCGCCGACGGGCCGACGGCGGAAGTCATCGTCGCGTCACCGGCGTTCGCGCCGCAGACCGCGAAGATCCTGGCGCCGCTGCCGTACTTGACGGTGGATCAGGTCGAGGACGCGCTCACCGGCATGACGACGGAGGACGGACGGTGAGCGCGGCGACGACTTCCCGGGTGCCTCCGGCCGCCGCCGGGCGTACGACGGCGGTCCGGATGCACACCATGGCCGTGGTCGCGATCGTGCTCGCGGCCTTCATCGGACTGGTGGCGTTCTTCTGGCCGTTCGTCGTGGCGCCGGGGCGCTTCGGCTCCTCGTACGCGCCCCCGCTGATCTTCGGTGTGCTGCTGGTCCTGGTCCTGGCGGTGGTGTTCGCGGAGATCGCCGACGGCGGCATCGACGCGAAGGCGCTGGCGATGCTGGGGGTGCTCTCGGCGGTCAACGCGGCGCTGCGGCCGCTGGGCGCGGGGACGGCCGGGGTGGAGACGGTGTTCTTCGTCCTGGTGCTGGCCGGGCGGGTCTTCGGGCCGGGCTTCGGCTTCACCCTGGGCTGCACCTCGCTGTTCGCGTCGGCGCTGCTGACGGGCGGGGTGGGGCCGTGGATGCCGTACCAGATGTTCGGCTGCGCGTTCGTCGGAATGCTGGCGGGGGTGCTGCCGCGGGCCCGGGGCAAGGCGGAGGTGGTGCTGCTCGCGGTGTACGGGTCGGCGTCGGGCTATCTGTTCGGCTTCCTGCTGAACCTGTCCTTCTGGCCGTTCTCCCTCGACCCGCACAGCTCGATCGCGTATCTGCCGGGGTTGCCGTTCACGGAGCAGTGGCACCGGTATCTGGCGTTCGACGTGGCGACGTCGCTGGGGTGGGACACGGGACGCGCGGTCACGAACTTCGCGTGCGTCCTCATCGCGGGTCCTGCGGTCCTGACCACGTTCCGCCGCGCGGCCCGCCGCGCCAATTTCACGGCGCCGGTCACCTTCACGCCTCCGGAGCGGCAGTCACGGACGTGACACCCTCTCACCGACGCGAGCGCCGCGCGGGCGCGCGCCCGGACGAAGGCCCGGCCGCGCCGACCGGGACCGACAAGACCGGTGACACCCCCGAACCAGCGTGAGACCCTCTCACGAACGCAACCTGCGTGCCCTATAGCGAACGTAAGACCCTCTAACAAAAGCGACCCACGCGCCCGTAACGAACGTAAGACCCTCTCACCAACGCGAGCACACCCCGGCCGGACGGACGGTGGCCGCACACCCCGTCACAAGCGTGACACCCTCTCACCGACGCGAGCGCCGCGTTGGCGCGCGCCGACCCCGCCCCACCCCGGGCGGAGCCCTACGCGCGGAGGTCCACGACCACCTTCACGTCGTCCTCGCGCTTGCGCAGGCCCTCCGTGAACTCGGACATCCCCACGCGTCGCGTGATGACGCGGTCCAGCCAGGCCGGGTCCGCCGCGGCCAGCGCCTCGGCCGCCTGCTCGTAGTTGCGGCGGCCCGCGTTGACCGAGCCGAAGAGCACCGTGTTCTCCAGCACCGCCTCCCGGTTGAGTTCGTTCGCGCTCACCGCGACCTGCTGTCCGCCGGGCACGATGCCCGTCAGGCAGACGACCCCCACCGGCGCCACCT
It encodes the following:
- a CDS encoding ECF transporter S component — its product is MHTMAVVAIVLAAFIGLVAFFWPFVVAPGRFGSSYAPPLIFGVLLVLVLAVVFAEIADGGIDAKALAMLGVLSAVNAALRPLGAGTAGVETVFFVLVLAGRVFGPGFGFTLGCTSLFASALLTGGVGPWMPYQMFGCAFVGMLAGVLPRARGKAEVVLLAVYGSASGYLFGFLLNLSFWPFSLDPHSSIAYLPGLPFTEQWHRYLAFDVATSLGWDTGRAVTNFACVLIAGPAVLTTFRRAARRANFTAPVTFTPPERQSRT
- a CDS encoding ABC transporter ATP-binding protein; this encodes MIRFDQVSVVYDGADRPVLREVDLHIEEGELCLVVGRTGAGKSTLLGAINGLVPHFTGGTLAGRVTVDGRDTAHHPPRELADVVGVVGQDPPAGFVTDTVEEELAYAMEQLAIPADVMRKRVEETLDLLGLAELRHRALSELSGGQQQRVAIGSVLTAHPRVLVLDEPTSALDPTAAEDVLAAVTRLVHDLGVTVVLAEHRLERVVQYADRVVHLAGDGTVSDGPPAHAFRTASVAPPVVDLGRLAGWDPLPLSVRDARRAAAPLRERLTALPVPAPRTARVPAKASGEASGEALLTARGVVVRYGEVVAVREVDLELRAGQVTALMGRNGSGKSSLLWALHGAGPRQAGTVRVAGAESPGAAEATEKRGTSARRWFGARRADGAGPRRRLVGLVPQTPTDLLYLETVGAELAQADRESDGVSALSARQILDRLAPGIADGSHPRDLSEGQRLSLVLAIQLTSAPSVVLLDEPTRGLDYQAKHALIRIVDALTAEGRAVVISTHDVEFVAASADRVVVMAEGEIVADGPTAEVIVASPAFAPQTAKILAPLPYLTVDQVEDALTGMTTEDGR
- a CDS encoding CbiQ family ECF transporter T component is translated as MPTAADGPARAVPPAGSGRRLPRTLHPVAWWIWGIGLATAVSRTTNPLLLGLVLAVLGYVVSERRTDAPWARGFKYYLWLALMVITIRVAFRCVFASGITPADHIMFSLPHIPTPHWYAGIQLGGPVSLEATLSAATDGLRLACLLCCIGAANTLANPKRALRVLPGALYELGVAVTVSMSVAPQLVESAQRVARARRLRADRAKGLRALRSVIIPVLEDALERSLYLAAAMDSRGYGRAGTATRASRRATGALMLLGMLGLCTGVYGLLDGTTPRSLGLPAMLAGSLLCCAGLALGGRRVRRTSYRPDPWRTPEWVVAGCGCASAVVLFVTVGYQANDLNPSLYPLSWPSLPLLPAAAVLLAGVAAFAAPPPVRTPRGPGSGAGRPAPAQTRGTRSDTPSEALL